A portion of the Nitrospira sp. genome contains these proteins:
- the hisB gene encoding imidazoleglycerol-phosphate dehydratase HisB translates to MKKDGAPSRQASIHRATKETDIRVEWVLDGSGRSTIDTSIRFFDHMLELLARHGFFDLAVKAKGDIDIDEHHTVEDVGIVMGKALYQALGERAGIKRFGFASAPLDETLAQVTVDLSGRPFLVYNVNLPDRKIKSFDLGLFEDFFQAFVTHGGLNLHVNLLYGRNPHHIMEAIFKALAKALDQATTIEERLAGNVLSTKGML, encoded by the coding sequence ATGAAAAAGGACGGCGCGCCTTCACGACAGGCTTCCATTCATCGGGCGACGAAGGAGACGGATATCCGTGTCGAATGGGTGTTGGATGGCAGTGGGCGAAGCACGATCGACACTTCCATCCGGTTCTTCGATCACATGCTCGAATTGCTGGCAAGGCACGGATTTTTCGATCTCGCGGTCAAGGCCAAGGGCGATATCGATATTGACGAACACCACACGGTCGAGGACGTGGGAATCGTCATGGGCAAGGCGCTCTATCAAGCCCTAGGCGAAAGGGCCGGCATCAAACGATTCGGCTTTGCTTCCGCTCCCCTGGATGAGACGTTGGCGCAGGTGACCGTTGATTTGAGCGGCCGGCCTTTTTTGGTCTACAACGTCAACCTACCAGATCGTAAAATCAAGTCATTCGATCTGGGATTGTTCGAGGACTTTTTCCAGGCATTCGTGACACATGGGGGACTCAACCTGCACGTCAATCTGCTGTACGGTCGCAATCCGCATCACATTATGGAGGCGATCTTCAAGGCGTTGGCGAAGGCGCTTGATCAGGCGACGACTATCGAAGAGCGTCTGGCGGGCAACGTGTTGTCGACGAAAGGGATGTTGTAG
- the hisD gene encoding histidinol dehydrogenase, producing MRIIASTDRAFAPVLRKVVARARAQGAAAERTVHTLLQTVERGGDKAVLRYTKQFDKVALKVSDLKVTSDEIKDAYHRIRKDEGDALRFAAQRIAAFHERQRTKTWMYQDGEATLGQVVTPIDAVGVYVPGGKAVYPSTVLMSAIPAKVAGVSRIVMCTPPQKAGINPYLLVAADIAGVTDIFRVGGVQAIGALAFGTTSIPKVDKIVGPGNIYVATAKRLLYGTVGVDMVAGPSELLVVADDDANPAHVAADLLCEAEHDEDAQVWLVTTSASLAKDVGRLLEQQLRGLQREKIAAKSVARHSVAFVVTTMDEAIDVANQIAPEHLTLSVDQPFDYLEKVRHAGALFLGRYTPPSVADYIAGPNHVLPTGGTAKFFSALSVLDYLKVSNIVHYTKEELSKVKDHLVRFAHIEGFDAHAKSAQSRFA from the coding sequence ATGAGAATTATTGCCTCGACAGACCGTGCATTTGCTCCGGTCCTGAGAAAAGTTGTCGCGCGGGCGCGGGCTCAAGGAGCCGCGGCTGAGAGGACGGTGCACACCCTGTTGCAGACAGTGGAGCGGGGTGGTGACAAGGCCGTGCTGCGCTACACGAAGCAGTTCGACAAGGTCGCTCTCAAGGTGAGTGATCTCAAAGTGACCTCCGATGAGATCAAGGATGCCTATCACCGTATCAGAAAGGACGAAGGCGATGCCCTTCGATTCGCCGCCCAGAGGATCGCGGCGTTCCACGAGCGGCAGCGCACGAAAACCTGGATGTATCAGGACGGCGAGGCGACGCTGGGCCAGGTCGTGACACCGATCGATGCCGTGGGCGTCTATGTGCCGGGCGGGAAGGCGGTATATCCTTCGACGGTGCTGATGAGCGCCATTCCGGCGAAGGTCGCGGGCGTCTCCCGCATCGTGATGTGCACCCCGCCGCAGAAGGCCGGAATCAATCCGTATTTACTCGTTGCGGCGGATATCGCCGGTGTCACGGATATTTTCCGCGTCGGCGGAGTACAGGCGATCGGGGCCTTGGCGTTCGGGACAACGTCCATCCCAAAGGTCGACAAGATCGTGGGACCCGGGAACATTTACGTAGCAACGGCCAAGCGCCTATTGTACGGAACGGTGGGTGTCGACATGGTGGCGGGCCCGAGCGAATTACTGGTAGTCGCCGATGACGACGCGAATCCGGCCCATGTGGCGGCGGATCTGCTGTGCGAGGCCGAGCATGACGAAGACGCTCAAGTATGGCTTGTGACGACATCCGCATCGCTTGCGAAGGACGTCGGAAGACTGCTGGAGCAACAACTGCGGGGGTTGCAGCGGGAGAAGATCGCCGCCAAGTCCGTGGCGAGACATTCCGTGGCGTTTGTCGTGACGACGATGGACGAAGCCATCGACGTGGCCAACCAGATCGCCCCTGAGCATCTGACACTGTCAGTGGACCAGCCGTTTGACTACTTGGAGAAGGTTCGTCACGCCGGAGCGCTATTCTTGGGCCGATATACTCCGCCCTCGGTCGCAGACTATATTGCCGGCCCGAATCATGTCCTGCCGACCGGAGGCACCGCCAAGTTCTTTTCGGCCTTGTCGGTTCTCGACTACCTGAAAGTGAGCAACATCGTGCATTACACGAAGGAGGAACTGAGCAAGGTGAAAGATCATCTCGTCCGATTCGCTCACATCGAGGGCTTCGATGCCCATGCGAAGTCGGCTCAAAGCAGGTTCGCATGA